The proteins below are encoded in one region of Rhizobacter sp.:
- a CDS encoding sulfite exporter TauE/SafE family protein, with product MDFLAILSGFGVGAIVGLTGVGGGSLMTPLLMTVFKLNPAVAIGTDLWFAAITKTSGSIAHHRHGHVDYKILWRLLAGSIPASIATLSLMHFTGITKGWASALTFSLGIALLLTAVTVAYKSAWHALGLKLERWLPESRKPGLTVLAGLILGVLVTLSSIGAGAIGATLILLLYPRLEARRLVGTDIAHAVPLTLVAGVGHAALGHVEWGLLAALLVGSIPGIWIGAQLTRKMPDRLVRTLLCVSLVTAGLKVIR from the coding sequence ATGGACTTTCTGGCAATCCTCAGCGGCTTTGGCGTCGGCGCCATCGTGGGCCTCACCGGCGTCGGCGGGGGCTCGCTGATGACGCCGCTGCTCATGACCGTCTTCAAGCTAAACCCGGCGGTGGCCATCGGCACCGACCTCTGGTTCGCCGCGATCACCAAGACCTCAGGCTCGATCGCCCACCACCGCCACGGTCACGTGGACTACAAGATCCTCTGGCGCCTGCTGGCCGGCAGCATTCCGGCCTCGATCGCCACGCTGTCGCTGATGCACTTCACCGGCATCACCAAGGGCTGGGCCAGCGCGCTGACCTTCTCGCTCGGCATCGCCCTGCTGCTCACGGCCGTCACCGTGGCCTACAAGTCGGCGTGGCACGCGCTCGGCCTGAAGCTGGAGCGCTGGCTGCCGGAGTCGCGCAAGCCCGGTCTCACCGTGCTGGCGGGTCTCATCCTCGGGGTGCTGGTCACGCTCAGCTCGATCGGCGCCGGTGCCATCGGCGCCACGCTCATCCTGCTGCTCTACCCCCGCCTCGAAGCCCGCCGCCTCGTCGGCACCGACATCGCCCACGCGGTGCCGCTGACGCTCGTGGCCGGCGTCGGCCATGCCGCGTTGGGCCATGTGGAGTGGGGCCTGCTGGCCGCGCTGCTCGTGGGCTCCATCCCCGGCATCTGGATCGGTGCCCAGCTCACCCGGAAAATGCCCGACCGCCTCGTGCGGACCCTCCTGTGCGTGTCGCTCGTGACCGCCGGCCTCAAAGTCATCCGCTGA
- a CDS encoding patatin-like phospholipase family protein, giving the protein MRFLRDFVLRARWATLVLAMMALSACQTAPTAPPVVLPPDQPASAPVVTPPRPLRVGLALGGGAARGFAHIGVIQVLEENGVKVDYVAGTSAGSLVAALYASGRNGAALAAMADQMDESAFADWAFPGRGLIRGEALARYVRENTGGRTIEQMVVPLGIVATDLDSGQPILFQRGDAGTAVRASSSVPAVFTPVKIGTREYVDGGLVSPVPVRFARQMGAELVIAVDISAIPDGAPTGDPMRMLLQTFAIMGKSINTFELREADVVLRPKLAGVSSADFSNRKRSIQAGRDAMTAALPELKAKLFAKPR; this is encoded by the coding sequence ATGCGTTTCCTCCGCGATTTCGTTCTCCGTGCCCGGTGGGCCACCCTGGTCCTGGCGATGATGGCCTTGAGCGCCTGCCAGACGGCGCCGACCGCCCCGCCCGTGGTCCTGCCGCCGGACCAGCCGGCCTCTGCCCCCGTGGTGACGCCCCCCCGGCCCTTGCGCGTCGGCCTCGCGCTCGGGGGCGGAGCGGCCCGCGGTTTCGCGCACATCGGTGTGATCCAGGTGCTCGAGGAAAACGGTGTCAAGGTCGACTACGTCGCCGGCACCTCGGCCGGCAGCCTGGTGGCGGCGCTCTACGCCTCGGGTCGCAACGGCGCGGCACTGGCGGCGATGGCCGACCAGATGGACGAATCGGCGTTTGCCGACTGGGCGTTCCCGGGCCGCGGGTTGATCCGCGGGGAGGCGCTGGCCCGCTACGTGCGCGAGAACACGGGCGGCCGGACGATCGAACAGATGGTGGTGCCGCTGGGCATCGTCGCGACCGATCTGGACAGCGGCCAGCCGATCCTCTTCCAGCGAGGCGATGCCGGCACCGCGGTGCGTGCATCGAGTTCGGTGCCGGCGGTGTTCACCCCGGTGAAGATCGGCACGCGTGAGTATGTGGATGGCGGACTGGTGTCGCCGGTGCCGGTGCGCTTTGCGCGGCAGATGGGCGCGGAGCTCGTCATCGCGGTCGACATCTCGGCCATTCCCGATGGCGCGCCGACCGGCGACCCGATGCGCATGCTGCTGCAGACCTTCGCCATCATGGGCAAAAGCATCAACACCTTCGAACTGCGGGAGGCAGACGTGGTGTTGAGGCCGAAGCTGGCGGGTGTGTCCAGCGCCGACTTCTCGAACCGGAAGCGCTCGATCCAGGCCGGGCGTGATGCCATGACGGCCGCGTTGCCCGAGCTGAAAGCCAAGCTCTTCGCCAAGCCTCGCTGA
- a CDS encoding phasin family protein, with protein MLTAEQLIAAHKANVETLFGLTGKAFEGIEKLVELNLQVAKTALGEATENTKAVLSVKDAQELLALQAGLLQPAAEKAAAYGRYVYDIASATSADISKVAEAQATEAQKKFMSLVDTNLKNAPAGTENAVALVKSAVAAANNAYESVHKAAKQAADVAEANFQAMTSTAVKATQAATKTKRAA; from the coding sequence ATGCTGACCGCTGAACAACTCATCGCCGCTCACAAGGCCAACGTTGAAACCCTCTTCGGCCTGACCGGCAAGGCGTTCGAAGGCATCGAGAAGCTGGTGGAGTTGAACCTGCAAGTTGCCAAGACCGCGCTGGGCGAAGCCACCGAGAACACCAAGGCCGTGCTGTCGGTCAAGGACGCGCAAGAGCTGCTGGCCCTGCAAGCCGGCCTGCTGCAACCGGCCGCCGAGAAGGCCGCTGCCTATGGCCGCTATGTGTACGACATCGCGTCTGCCACCAGCGCTGACATCAGCAAGGTCGCCGAAGCCCAGGCCACCGAAGCTCAGAAGAAGTTCATGTCGCTGGTCGACACCAACCTGAAGAACGCTCCCGCCGGCACCGAAAACGCCGTGGCGCTGGTGAAGTCGGCCGTGGCCGCTGCCAACAACGCCTACGAGTCGGTGCACAAGGCCGCCAAGCAGGCTGCCGACGTGGCCGAAGCCAACTTCCAGGCGATGACCTCGACCGCCGTCAAGGCGACCCAGGCCGCCACCAAGACCAAGCGCGCTGCCTGA
- a CDS encoding histone deacetylase — protein MQAFFADHVGLQLPPGHRFPFQKYGLLRERVVVDLPSLALHPAQPATEGEVALAHEPHYIAAVLQGHLSAQAQREIGFPWSPRMAERACRSVGATIAAARVALREGIAANLAGGTHHASADSGGGYCVFNDVAVAARLMQAEWHRAHRRLLRVAVIDLDVHQGNGTASIFRDDPTVFTLSMHGAKNFPFRKQPGDLDVDLPDGCGDAEYLQALDAALDTLWSRHGDHPPGLVFYLAGADPHEGDRLGRLKLTTAGLAERDRRVFEALGQRRIPVAVSMAGGYGRDLADTVQVQVNTLRLAEGHWQRWNNPCP, from the coding sequence ATGCAGGCTTTTTTTGCCGACCACGTGGGGCTTCAGTTGCCGCCGGGGCATCGCTTTCCCTTTCAGAAATACGGGCTTCTGCGCGAGCGGGTGGTGGTCGACCTCCCGAGCCTGGCGCTGCACCCGGCCCAGCCGGCCACCGAGGGCGAGGTGGCCCTGGCGCATGAGCCGCACTACATCGCGGCGGTGTTGCAGGGGCACCTGAGCGCCCAGGCGCAGCGCGAGATCGGTTTTCCGTGGTCGCCTCGCATGGCCGAGCGGGCATGCCGGTCGGTGGGCGCCACGATTGCCGCGGCGCGTGTCGCCCTGCGCGAGGGCATTGCGGCCAATCTCGCCGGGGGCACCCACCACGCGAGTGCCGACAGCGGCGGTGGCTACTGTGTGTTCAACGACGTGGCGGTGGCCGCCCGCCTGATGCAAGCCGAATGGCACCGCGCACATCGCCGCCTGCTGCGCGTGGCGGTGATCGACCTTGACGTGCACCAAGGCAACGGCACCGCCTCGATCTTTCGCGATGACCCGACCGTGTTCACGCTGTCGATGCACGGCGCGAAGAACTTCCCCTTCCGCAAGCAGCCGGGCGATCTCGACGTGGACCTGCCCGACGGCTGCGGCGATGCCGAGTACCTGCAGGCGCTCGACGCAGCACTCGACACGCTCTGGTCCCGCCACGGTGACCACCCGCCCGGCCTCGTCTTCTACCTCGCTGGCGCCGACCCGCACGAGGGTGACCGCCTCGGGCGCCTGAAGCTCACCACTGCAGGCCTCGCCGAGCGCGACCGCCGTGTGTTCGAGGCCTTGGGGCAGCGGCGCATTCCGGTTGCCGTCTCGATGGCCGGGGGTTACGGACGCGATCTCGCCGACACCGTGCAGGTGCAGGTCAACACACTCCGCCTCGCTGAGGGACATTGGCAGCGATGGAACAATCCATGTCCATGA
- a CDS encoding acyl-CoA thioesterase, which yields MSTPRPQPDGREAYRHFAPIATRWEDNDAYGHLNNVVYYSLFDTAVNRYLIEAGALDIHKGRTIGLVVETHCNYFASVEFPQMVEAGIRVAHMGASSVRYEIGIFAAGEALCAARGHFVHVYVDRDTRRPVPLPDALQKALQELKV from the coding sequence ATGAGCACCCCCCGCCCACAGCCCGATGGCCGCGAGGCCTACCGCCACTTTGCGCCCATCGCCACCCGCTGGGAAGACAACGACGCCTACGGCCACCTCAACAACGTCGTCTACTACAGCCTCTTCGACACCGCGGTGAATCGCTACCTCATCGAGGCCGGTGCACTCGACATCCACAAGGGTCGCACCATCGGCCTCGTGGTCGAGACGCACTGCAACTACTTCGCCTCGGTCGAGTTCCCGCAGATGGTGGAGGCCGGGATCCGCGTCGCGCACATGGGCGCCTCCAGCGTGCGCTACGAGATCGGCATCTTCGCGGCGGGTGAAGCACTGTGCGCCGCTCGTGGGCACTTCGTCCACGTGTACGTGGACCGCGATACCCGCCGCCCGGTGCCGCTGCCCGACGCACTCCAGAAAGCGTTGCAGGAGCTCAAGGTTTGA
- a CDS encoding nitroreductase: MKPTPEQTAAVDAAITSRRSLRAFLRTPVPRETLVDILQVAARAPSGTNTQPWKVYVLTGESLRSLSQQVRAAYDDPAVSAQHHEDYAYYPRQWQSPYIDRRRKVGWDLYSLLGIAKGDKERMHAQHGRNYAFFDAPVGLMFTIDRVMEQGSWLDYGMFLQNIMVAARARGLDTCPQAAWTQFHRIILPAIGASADEKLVCGMSLGYADPHAIENTLQTEREPVANFARFLE; the protein is encoded by the coding sequence TTGAAGCCCACGCCCGAACAGACCGCCGCCGTCGATGCCGCCATCACCTCGCGGCGTTCGCTGCGGGCTTTCCTGCGGACGCCGGTACCGCGCGAAACGCTGGTCGACATCCTCCAGGTCGCGGCACGGGCACCCTCGGGCACCAACACCCAGCCGTGGAAGGTCTACGTGCTGACCGGCGAGTCGCTGCGCTCGCTGTCGCAACAGGTGCGCGCCGCCTACGACGACCCCGCCGTCTCGGCCCAGCACCACGAGGACTACGCCTACTACCCCCGTCAATGGCAGTCGCCCTACATCGACCGCCGCCGCAAGGTGGGCTGGGACCTGTACTCGCTGCTCGGCATTGCGAAGGGCGACAAGGAACGCATGCACGCGCAGCACGGCCGCAACTACGCCTTCTTCGACGCCCCGGTCGGCCTCATGTTCACCATCGACCGCGTGATGGAGCAGGGCAGCTGGCTCGACTACGGCATGTTCCTGCAGAACATCATGGTTGCCGCCCGGGCCCGTGGGCTCGACACCTGCCCGCAAGCCGCGTGGACGCAGTTCCACCGCATCATCCTGCCGGCCATCGGGGCGTCGGCGGACGAAAAGCTCGTGTGCGGCATGTCGCTCGGCTACGCCGACCCCCACGCGATCGAGAACACGCTCCAGACCGAGCGCGAGCCGGTCGCCAACTTCGCGAGGTTCCTGGAATGA
- a CDS encoding D-glycerate dehydrogenase yields the protein MSRPAVLVARAIQPEVVARLREHFEVEVNSADNIYSRDELIARLQGKQGAMTTGSERVDDGVLAAAPTVRAVCNIAVGFNNLDVPAATARGVLCTNTPDVLTETTADFGVALMMAAARRVTESEHFLRRGEWKKWSVDMFVGSDIHGATLGILGMGRIGQAIARRGAHGFGMKVLYTNRSRLAPEIEAECKATYVSKEELLRQADHLVIVVPYSASSHHAIGAAELAQMKPTATLTNIARGGVVDDAALAKALAANQIAAAGLDVFEGEPAVHPALLQVPNVVLTPHIASATRATRLAMANLAADNLIAALGFGPQAGSPPTPLNPEVLKRP from the coding sequence ATGAGTCGTCCTGCCGTCCTGGTCGCACGCGCCATCCAGCCCGAGGTCGTCGCACGTTTGCGCGAGCACTTCGAGGTGGAGGTCAACAGCGCCGACAACATCTATTCGCGCGACGAGCTGATCGCCCGCCTGCAAGGCAAACAGGGTGCGATGACCACCGGCAGCGAGCGCGTCGACGACGGCGTGCTGGCCGCCGCGCCCACCGTGCGCGCCGTGTGCAACATTGCCGTCGGCTTCAACAACCTCGACGTGCCGGCGGCCACCGCACGGGGTGTGCTCTGCACCAACACGCCCGACGTGCTCACCGAGACCACCGCCGACTTCGGCGTCGCGCTGATGATGGCGGCCGCCCGGCGCGTCACCGAATCCGAGCACTTCCTGCGCCGCGGCGAGTGGAAGAAGTGGTCGGTCGACATGTTCGTGGGCAGCGACATCCACGGCGCCACGCTCGGCATCCTCGGCATGGGCCGCATCGGCCAGGCCATCGCGCGCCGTGGCGCACACGGCTTCGGCATGAAGGTCCTGTACACCAACCGCTCCCGCCTGGCGCCCGAGATCGAAGCCGAGTGCAAGGCCACCTATGTGTCGAAGGAAGAGCTCCTCCGCCAGGCCGACCACCTGGTGATCGTCGTGCCGTACTCGGCTTCGTCGCACCACGCCATCGGCGCGGCCGAGCTGGCGCAGATGAAGCCCACCGCAACGCTCACCAACATCGCCCGCGGTGGCGTGGTCGACGACGCGGCGCTCGCCAAGGCCCTGGCCGCGAACCAGATCGCCGCGGCCGGCCTCGACGTTTTCGAAGGCGAGCCCGCCGTGCACCCGGCGCTGCTGCAGGTGCCCAACGTCGTGCTCACGCCGCACATCGCGAGCGCCACACGCGCCACCCGCCTGGCGATGGCCAACCTCGCGGCTGACAACCTCATCGCGGCGCTCGGCTTCGGCCCGCAAGCGGGCAGTCCGCCGACGCCGCTCAACCCCGAAGTGCTGAAACGCCCCTGA
- the rmuC gene encoding DNA recombination protein RmuC, whose product MQTPWWIMAALLAVNLALLLWLAFRRPPADDSLKTDLRNSTERLERELRDELGRSAQGTRQELGSTLANFQQTLTGAQANVARLQNEQIDSFRVQLAAMQQAVSDTLQAAASSQAAQAMASREAQDAGLKRFADTLNEQLRALSEANERRLTEVRTAVEQRLTVLQQGNEQKLEQMRATVDEKLHATLEQRLGESFKQVAERLEQVHRGLGEMQGLARDVGSLNKVLNNVKTRGTFGETQLAGLLEQVFTPEQYGTNVETVPNTGARVEFAIRLPGQRADGVPLWLPIDCKFPREDYERLVDAQNDADAAAAEAAAKAIELRLRAEAKTIREKYVSPPHTTDFGILFVPTEGLYAEALRRPGLVEALQREHRVMLAGPTTLLATLSSLQMGFRTLALEKRSVEVWEVLGAVKTEFGKFGDVLAKTKKKLDEASNNILQAEVRARAMSRELRTVEALPEARAKVVLPLPAEDAGLTTGDLLEP is encoded by the coding sequence ATGCAAACACCCTGGTGGATCATGGCGGCGCTGCTCGCCGTCAACCTCGCGCTGCTGCTCTGGCTGGCCTTCCGCCGCCCGCCGGCGGATGACAGCCTCAAGACCGACCTGCGCAACAGCACCGAGCGCCTGGAGCGCGAGCTGCGCGACGAACTCGGCCGCAGCGCCCAGGGCACCCGCCAGGAGCTGGGCAGCACGCTCGCCAACTTCCAGCAGACGCTGACCGGCGCGCAGGCCAACGTGGCGCGCCTGCAGAACGAGCAGATCGACAGCTTCCGCGTGCAGCTCGCCGCGATGCAGCAGGCGGTGAGCGACACGCTGCAAGCCGCCGCCAGCTCGCAGGCCGCGCAGGCGATGGCCTCGCGCGAAGCGCAAGACGCAGGCCTCAAGCGTTTCGCCGACACGCTCAACGAGCAGCTGCGCGCGCTCTCCGAGGCCAACGAACGCCGCCTCACCGAAGTGCGCACTGCCGTCGAACAGCGCCTCACCGTGCTGCAGCAAGGCAACGAGCAGAAGCTCGAGCAGATGCGCGCCACCGTTGACGAGAAGCTGCACGCCACGCTCGAGCAGCGCCTGGGCGAGAGCTTCAAGCAGGTGGCCGAACGGCTGGAGCAGGTGCACCGCGGCCTCGGCGAGATGCAGGGCCTCGCGCGCGACGTGGGCTCGCTCAACAAGGTGCTCAACAACGTGAAGACGCGCGGCACCTTCGGCGAGACGCAGCTCGCCGGCCTGCTCGAACAGGTCTTCACGCCCGAGCAGTACGGCACCAACGTCGAGACCGTGCCCAACACCGGCGCGCGCGTCGAGTTCGCGATCCGCCTGCCGGGGCAGCGCGCCGACGGCGTGCCGCTGTGGCTGCCCATCGACTGCAAGTTCCCGCGCGAAGACTACGAGCGGTTGGTGGACGCGCAGAACGACGCCGATGCCGCCGCCGCCGAGGCCGCCGCCAAGGCCATCGAGCTGCGTCTGCGCGCGGAGGCCAAGACCATCCGCGAGAAGTACGTCTCGCCACCGCACACCACCGACTTCGGCATCCTCTTCGTGCCCACCGAAGGCCTGTACGCCGAAGCCCTGCGCCGGCCCGGCCTGGTGGAGGCGCTGCAGCGCGAGCATCGCGTGATGCTCGCCGGCCCGACCACCTTGCTCGCCACCTTGAGCAGCCTGCAGATGGGCTTCCGCACCCTGGCGTTGGAGAAGCGCTCGGTCGAGGTGTGGGAGGTGCTGGGTGCGGTCAAGACGGAGTTCGGCAAGTTCGGCGACGTGCTGGCGAAGACGAAGAAGAAGCTCGACGAGGCCAGCAACAACATCCTGCAGGCCGAGGTGCGCGCGCGGGCCATGTCTCGCGAATTGCGCACGGTCGAAGCGCTGCCGGAAGCCCGCGCCAAGGTCGTGCTGCCACTGCCGGCGGAGGATGCGGGCCTCACGACCGGCGACCTGCTCGAACCCTGA
- a CDS encoding MFS transporter: MASFSRPLLALIMGQVCLHSCMAGVRVAGPLLALRNGQPAWAVGVLLGLFAAAPVLSSLYAGRLADRHGYHRPLRLAVGLTVVGGALAVAATWWVDAQFLLLCIAACLCGVGTNFGLIANQRSAGKLADGDRAALTRVFSWLGLAPALSNVVGPVTAGALIDLAGFRGAFVALMLLPFAALWWSRQVPKETVAAAAPVVGKKRAAWDIFAMPGVRRLLLVNFLMSSSWDLHSFIVPVIGHERGFSASAIGLILGVFAAAVASVRIVLPFLSHRLREHQVLAAAMLLTAGVFCIYPLMHNAWLMGLCAAALGLALGAVNPMVMTSLHHLTPGHRHGEAIALRSMTVNATSAVMPLVFGAAGAAVGASALFWAMGAAVGMGSWQARRMGQVLALGPDTKP, translated from the coding sequence ATGGCTTCGTTCTCGCGACCGCTCCTGGCCTTGATCATGGGCCAGGTGTGTTTGCATTCCTGCATGGCGGGCGTGCGGGTCGCGGGGCCGCTGCTGGCGCTGCGCAACGGGCAGCCGGCCTGGGCGGTGGGCGTGTTGCTCGGGCTCTTTGCCGCAGCGCCGGTGCTGTCGTCGCTGTACGCCGGGCGACTGGCCGACCGGCATGGTTACCACCGCCCGCTGCGCTTGGCGGTCGGCCTCACGGTGGTGGGCGGCGCGCTGGCGGTGGCCGCCACGTGGTGGGTCGATGCGCAATTTCTGCTGCTGTGCATTGCCGCCTGCCTGTGCGGCGTGGGAACCAACTTCGGCCTCATCGCCAACCAGCGCAGCGCCGGCAAGCTGGCCGATGGCGACCGGGCGGCCTTGACCCGCGTCTTCAGCTGGCTGGGCCTCGCGCCGGCGCTGTCGAACGTGGTCGGGCCGGTGACGGCCGGCGCGCTGATCGATCTGGCCGGCTTCCGTGGCGCGTTCGTGGCCCTGATGCTGCTGCCGTTCGCGGCGCTGTGGTGGTCGCGCCAGGTGCCGAAGGAGACGGTCGCCGCGGCCGCGCCAGTCGTGGGCAAGAAGCGCGCGGCGTGGGACATCTTCGCCATGCCCGGCGTGCGCCGCCTGCTGCTCGTCAACTTCCTGATGTCGTCGAGCTGGGACCTGCACTCCTTCATCGTGCCTGTGATCGGCCATGAGCGCGGCTTCAGCGCGTCGGCGATCGGGCTGATCCTCGGCGTGTTCGCGGCCGCGGTGGCGAGCGTGCGCATCGTGCTGCCGTTCCTGTCGCACCGCCTGCGCGAGCACCAGGTGCTGGCTGCCGCGATGCTGCTCACCGCCGGTGTCTTCTGCATCTACCCGCTGATGCACAACGCCTGGCTGATGGGCCTGTGCGCCGCGGCGCTGGGCCTGGCGCTGGGCGCGGTGAACCCGATGGTGATGACGAGCCTGCACCACCTCACGCCGGGCCACCGCCACGGCGAGGCGATCGCCCTGCGCTCGATGACCGTCAACGCGACGAGTGCCGTGATGCCACTGGTGTTCGGCGCGGCGGGGGCCGCCGTGGGGGCCTCGGCCTTGTTCTGGGCGATGGGGGCGGCGGTGGGCATGGGCAGCTGGCAGGCGCGGCGGATGGGTCAGGTGCTCGCCCTCGGGCCCGACACGAAACCCTGA
- a CDS encoding Lrp/AsnC family transcriptional regulator: MDRIDNEILRHLTRDGRLTFRELGEAVHLSANAVAERFRRLQESGTIRHIRAVLDPQAMGRSLEAQIEIKLSAQTSALEFENALRHMPQVMEAALMTGSFDYAIRVACENSHELMQVTEALRKHPGVSDTYTRLVLREIELSGMV; this comes from the coding sequence ATGGACAGAATCGACAACGAAATCCTCAGGCACCTGACGCGCGACGGCCGCCTCACCTTCCGCGAGCTGGGCGAAGCCGTGCACCTGAGCGCCAACGCGGTTGCCGAGCGCTTCCGGCGCTTGCAGGAGAGCGGGACCATCCGGCACATCCGCGCCGTGCTCGACCCTCAGGCGATGGGCCGCAGCCTGGAGGCGCAGATCGAGATCAAGCTGAGTGCGCAGACCTCGGCGCTCGAGTTCGAGAACGCGCTGCGCCACATGCCGCAGGTGATGGAAGCGGCCTTGATGACGGGCTCGTTCGACTACGCGATCCGCGTGGCCTGCGAGAACAGCCACGAGCTGATGCAGGTGACCGAGGCGCTGCGCAAGCACCCTGGCGTGAGCGACACCTACACGCGCCTGGTGCTGCGCGAGATCGAGCTGTCGGGGATGGTCTGA
- a CDS encoding glutaredoxin family protein yields MNARHRAIHTLAASVAAVSMLSAAPAFALYKVVGPDGKITYTDRPDVGTDKRVQSVNTRGGGAANDASLPFELRQIALRFPVVLYVAPDCQPCDEARQFLRGRGIPASEKLVTTPEDGQALQRLTGGNTLPVMTVGAQIVRGWQREQWESYIDAAGYPKDSKLPANFPQGKPEPLTEARPAPAAPAPAAPAPQPAPAAQPAPAPAPAPGTIRF; encoded by the coding sequence ATGAACGCACGCCACCGCGCGATCCACACCCTGGCCGCCTCGGTTGCCGCTGTTTCGATGCTGTCGGCAGCCCCGGCCTTCGCGCTCTACAAGGTGGTCGGCCCCGACGGCAAGATCACCTACACCGACCGGCCCGACGTCGGCACCGACAAGAGGGTCCAGAGCGTGAACACACGCGGTGGAGGCGCGGCCAACGACGCGTCGCTTCCCTTCGAACTTCGGCAGATCGCCCTGCGCTTCCCCGTCGTGCTCTACGTCGCACCGGACTGCCAGCCCTGCGACGAAGCGCGCCAGTTCCTGCGCGGGCGCGGCATCCCCGCCTCCGAAAAACTCGTCACCACCCCGGAAGACGGGCAGGCCTTGCAGCGCCTCACGGGCGGCAACACCCTGCCGGTGATGACGGTGGGCGCGCAGATCGTGCGCGGCTGGCAGCGCGAGCAGTGGGAGTCGTACATCGACGCCGCCGGCTACCCGAAAGACTCGAAGCTGCCGGCCAACTTCCCGCAGGGCAAGCCCGAGCCGCTGACCGAAGCGCGCCCGGCCCCAGCCGCCCCGGCGCCTGCGGCCCCCGCGCCTCAGCCGGCACCGGCTGCGCAACCAGCACCGGCCCCGGCCCCCGCCCCCGGCACCATCCGCTTCTGA